In Cuculus canorus isolate bCucCan1 chromosome 8, bCucCan1.pri, whole genome shotgun sequence, a single genomic region encodes these proteins:
- the LOC104063318 gene encoding myomegalin isoform X4, translated as MKETCRICARELCGNQRRWIFHTAAKLNLQVLLSHVLGRELCRDGKSEFACSKCAFMLDRIYRFDTVIARIEALSIERLQKLLLEKDRLKFCIASMYRRNNEDSSIDDRAGDGTVDLSNLPDVRYAALLQEDFAYSGYEYWTDQEDHSLEPHSCHASEGATNRPRRCRGCAALRVADADYEAICKVPRKVARSISCGLSSRWSASMGNEESFVCDAVESASTRGPVDGESMEEGTPESSVESLETTVEASTLQQKDEDADKGVKGNGKCDNSSDDRTTPNSSLSGNRLELALSLIKALDYKPLQSPRGSRLPIPVKSSLPPPKPSRDLADGSTPAGLVCASSAFLNADRRSFSRAPLGLSLEISDLQELWDDFCEDYVPLRVQNRQDEHQQPPAPCDPAAGEHVSDLRAAELQGKIHQFEADNKLLQEKLNELKLELKSVQETSQRQDRTIQSLNEALKSKESKAEELHHIIEGQNETMAKLRDMLHRSHVGQLQMSESPLSSQEQQMSLLDLQNTLFCTKLEVQKLKGAQCQKEHQLAEARRATQLLEIMVHEEEQQKEATWKHNQELRAVVQQLQTELQDKAQQLQVVEQEKCRELQAQEQRVQHLSQHLAHKEQLLQESRELLQCQQSLDKSPAAMKAMLEKLQQRISDRDAALERAVDEKFCALEKKEQELQQLHLSIRERGGDLERLRSVLSSNETMIHSLESLLKAKTLELEQVLASCQNLCWLKEEIEAKSCSRQKEQEGIIQQLQTCLHDRNKEVEELTATLLCKLGPGQSEIAEELCLRLQHKEKMLQDLLSDRNRQTVEHDAEIRELLQAMSAREQQSQVAAEKMAHALAERSCELQLLRQHVLRKEPVGTQSAGARLLKQDKQLMQERTCGATAAAGPTQGDSSCKTEGVSMSAAELEKDLVNAKDELELLAKKERESRRELTALKSLVATQEEELQVQASDIESLTRTIQMKEDLIKDLQMQLVDPEEIPAIERLTQEVLVLREKVAIAESRGQEATGNRRQQLLLMLEGLVAERNRLNEALQAERQLYGSLVKFHTHTDSAARDHALQVELEGVQELRGQLEEALGRSLECLSRLETQGAIGGQSTGTNADGVSSNLTQSTEEEAAHSAAPLHSSHQAPKEIGGTERASVGSMAPTMAEQELQAEEELRELKVQLEEAGFSSVSHIRKAMLSLCLENAELKERMGEATSLLESGEQEEVSLGSCSLAPKPRRLQRKNRSALGDCPVGGSGDGQRLPAEREAVPAKRPAIEAGSQGDVPKRLCPGTPGGGHESHAEGTASSGGWLRLGAELRSQVVQGQRQCQELQDKLAASEATVQAQAEQLEKYLRCEPHAQQLSKQVQVDFQDLGYETCGRSETEADRDETTSPECEEPDVFSEPSLGEELGCPYWPGMPGEGKAAKKAVAPGDVGALHQHIQDLKAQLLNANKVIQSLQRRARSISVTSGYTSGAERPLPGPTALASPGHSLTDEDEGWQSDGHSTLCPPTLRAHSDLQQLVHRVTLLEAQLPATKPGGVLPKELQSATWPGKYNSLIQAQARELSHLRQTLREGRGVSHSLTQHLRDALRSFEDLLRGTDIDYYLGQGFREQLAQGRQLAERLNDKLGTRDRQDGKDKTSHELLAMRLSQELQEKERMIESLEAKLQDRCESPGSSWPPSESSHSATSTSFVSERLEPCSDGDMDSECSQCHEEPARLTGGTLPMAPTKPTTPLGQFDEGSKAPASLCRHRELQSLAEPSRATEARGLWAVPAPSRPLYGALPSGYPSSQKLTGADLLEEHLVEIRSLRQRLEESICANDRLREQLECRLASTSKASGLPSDVYTQGLEPRLQLSGENQALREDNRTLQLQCDHLSQELARVQEALQAACSRAREAEAELGQRRGEQQRLSEELAERQETIRQLRDERCSLQEDNNRLQHTVILLQQQSEEYRLLLQTLHTELHIYKNLPGPSTKTRAGCFPSPPVRDVGMNSAAPLFSPLPSDVSVAQRMDEPCGTNPPLRKSEGMTGAHVVGCLDTYQALEQHILEGKALAYELMCLSRPALGLPGCLLPGKEVKHGQDRAGDSRGTAPALRTMCKASSESATSLEPCRAGVWQSASRPRTVAGTALSCEAGHGGSPDAGAPAAPAPAPLSCRSWGGRAWGTSGEVPATCTTSSRSARLSLLLSGALCCPSALPKTRARSRHCRARSQHCGPSSLRGRMLCRAQPSSCAAQPGSRTAWSTSFDQDPQRAAQGQNKPGGDGPAGSVRCMSPRQGRE; from the exons atgaAGGAAACGTGTCGGATCTGCGCCCGGGAGCTGTGCGGCAACCAGCGGCGATGGATCTTCCACACGGCGGCCAAGCTGAACCTCCAGGTGCTGCTCTCCCATGTCCTGGGCCGGGAGCTGTGCCGGGACGGCAAATCCGAGTTCGCTTGCAGCAAGTGTGCCTTCATGCTGGACCGCATCTACAGGTTTGACACCGTCATCGCGCGCATTGAAGCCCTCTCCATTGAGcgtctgcagaagctgctgctggagaaagacCGCCTCAAGTTCTGCATTGCAAGCATGTACCGCAGGAACAATGAAGACTCCAGCATAGATGACAGAGCTGGGGATGGGACTGTGGACCTTTCTAACCTGCCTGATGTACGGTACGCTGCCCTCCTTCAGGAGGACTTCGCTTATTCTGGATATGAATATTGGACGGATCAAGAAGACCACAGTTTGGAGCCACACAGCTGCCATGCTTCAGAGGGAGCGACTAACCGGCCACGGCGTTGCCGTGGCTGTGCTGCCCTGCGAGTGGCCGATGCTGACTATGAAGCCATTTGCAAAGTGCCGCGCAAGGTGGCAAGAAGCATCTCCTGCGGGCTGTCCAGCCGGTGGTCGGCCAGCATGGGCAATGAAGAGTCATTCGTGTGTGATGCAGTGGAGTCTGCCAGCACCAGAGGGCCTGTGGATGGCGAAAGTATGGAGGAAGGCACGCCTGAGTCTTCTGTTGAGTCCCTGGAAACGACTGTGGAGGCGAGCACTCTGCAGCAGAAGGACGAAGATGCAGATAAGGGTGTGAAAGGGAATGGGAAATGTGACAATTCCTCAGATGATCGTACAACCCCAAACTCTTCACTGAGTGGGAACAGGCTGGAGCTGGCCCTCAGCCTGATCAAGGCTTTGGACTACAAACCCCTTCAGAGCCCTCGAGGCAGCAGGCTACCTATTCCTGTCAAGTCCAGCTTGCCCCCTCCCAAGCCCAGCCGTGACTTGGCAGATGGCAGCACTCCTGCTGGCTTAGTGTGTGCCAGTTCTGCCTTCCTCAACGCAGACAGAAGATCCTTTTCCAGAGCTCCTTTGGGTCTTTCCCTGGAGATTTCTGatctgcaggagctgtgggatGACTTCTGTGAGGATTATGTGCCGCTGCGGGTACAG AATCGGCAGGATGAACATCAGCAGCCACCAGCTCCATGTGACCCTGCAGCAGGGGAACACGTGTCTGATCTCcgtgctgcagagctgcagggcaaAATCCATCAATTTGAGGCTGACAACAAG ttgTTACAGGAAAAGCTGAATGAACTGAAGCTTGAATTAAAATCTGTCCAAGAAACATCACAGAGGCAAGATCGTACAATCCAGAGTCTGAATGAGGCCCTGAAGAGCAAAGAGAGTAAG GCAGAAGAGCTGCACCATATCATCGAAGGGCAGAATGAGACGATGGCCAAGCTGCGGGACATGTTACACAGAAGCCATGTGGGACAGTTGCAG ATGTCAGAGAGCCCACTGTCATCCCAGGAGCAGCAAATGTCACTGTTAGATCTTCAGAACACGCTTTTCTGCACCAAGCTGGAGGTGCAAAAACTGAAAGGAGCCCAGTGCCAGAAAGAGCACCAACTAGCTGAAGCTAGGAGAGCAACCCAGCTTCTAGAGATCATGGTGCatgaggaagagcagcagaaagaggcAACCTGGAAACACAATCAG GAACTGCGCGCTGTGGTACAGCAActgcagacagagctgcagGACAAGGCTCAGCAGCTCCAGGTGGTGGAGCAGGAGAAGTGCCGTGAGCTGCAGGCTCAGGAGCAGAGAGTTCAGCATTTGAGTCAGCATCTGGCTCACAAGGAACAGCTTCTGCAG GAATCACGGGAACTACTGCAATGCCAGCAAAGCTTGGACAAGAGCCCTGCAGCCATGAAAGCCATGTTGGAGAAACTGCAGCAGCGAATCAGCGACAGGGATGCTGCTCTGGAG CGAGCAGTAGATGAGAAGTTCTGTgccctggagaagaaggagcaAGAGCTGCAACAGCTCCACCTTTCAATAAGGGAGCGTGGAGGGGACCTGGAGAGGCTGCGCAGTGTCCTATCCAGCAATGAGACCATGATTCAT AGCCTGGAGAGCCTCCTGAAAGCTAAAACACTGGAACTAGAGCAGGTGTTGGCATCCTGCCAAAACCTCTGCTGGCTCAAGGAAGAGATCGAGGCCAAatcctgcagcaggcagaaggagcaggagggaatcatccagcagctgcagaccTGCTTGCATGACAGGAATAAAGAAGTGGAG GAGCTTACAGCAACTCTGCTGTGCAAGCTGGGCCCAGGGCAGAGTGAAATagcagaggagctgtgcttgCGCCTCCAACACAAGGAGAAGATGCTGCAGGATCTCCTCAGTGACAGGAACCGTCAGACCGTGGAGCATGATGCTGAAATCCGTGAGCTGCTGCAGGCCATGagtgccagggagcagcagagccaa GTGGCTGCTGAGAAGATGGCGCACGCTTTGGCTGAAAGGAGCTGTGAGTTACAACTTCTGCGCCAGCATGTGTTGAGAAAGGAGCCTGTTGGGACCCAGTCAGCTGGTGCCAGGCTGTTGAAGCAGGACAAACAGCTTATGCAA GAAAGAACTTGTGGAGCTACAGCCGCTGCTGGACCCACCCAGGGAGACAGCAGCTGCAAGACAGAGGGAG TTTCGATGTCAGCGGCAGAACTGGAGAAGGATCTTGTTAATGCCAAAGACGAGCTGGAGCTACTggcaaagaaggaaagggaaagcagg CGAGAGCTCACTGCTCTCAAGTCTCTTGTGGCCACACAAGAAGAAGAGCTTCAGGTGCAGGCCTCGGATATCGAGTCCTTGACTAGGACCATCCAGATGAAAGAGGACCTCATCAAG GATCTGCAGATGCAGCTGGTGGATCCTGAAGAAATTCCAGCCATAGAAAGGCTGACACAAGAAGTGCTAGTGCTTCGGGAGAAAGTGGCCATAGCAGAGTCAAGAGGACAAGAGGCTACTGGAAACAGAAGGCAGCAG TTGTTACTGATGCTTGAAGGCCTGGTGGCTGAAAGGAATCGGTTAAATGAGGCTCTCCAGGCAGAGAGGCAGCTCTATGGCAGCCTGGTAAagtttcacacacacacagatag TGCTGCAAGAGACCACGCTCTACAGGTGGAGCTGGAGGGGGTCCAGGAGCTCCGGGGACAGCTGGAAGAAGCTCTTGGAAGAAGCTTGGAGTGTTTGAGCAGGCTGGAGACTCAGGGCGCCATAGGAG GTCAGTCTACAGGGACAAATGCTGATGGTGTCAGCAGTAATCTCACCCAGAGCACTGAAGAGGAGGCAGCTCACAGCGCAGCACCCCTGCAC AGCAGCCACCAAGCCCCTAAGGAAATTGGAGGCACTGAGAGGGCCTCAGTGGGGAGCATGGCACCCACTatggcagagcaggagctgcaggcagaagaGGAGCTGCGGGAGTTgaaggtgcagctggaggaagcTGGCTTCTCCTCAGTCTCTCACATCAG GAAGGCGATGCTGAGCCTGTGCCTGGAGAATGCGGAGCTGAAGGAGCGGATGGGTGAAGCCACGTCGCTGCTGGAGAGTGGGGAGCAAGAGGAGGTTTCGCTGGGCAGCTGCTCCCTGGCCCCCAAGCCCCGCAGGCTGCAGCGGAAGAACCGCAGTGCCCTTGGGGACTGCCCAGTTGGTGGCAGCGGGGATGGCCAGCGGCtcccagcagagagggaagCTGTGCCTGCCAAACGCCCAGCGATTGAGGCGGGATCCCAGGGTGATGTGCCAAAGAGACTCTGCCCTGGTACTCCAGGTGGAGGGCATGAAAGCCAC GCGGAGGGCACAGCCAGCAGTGGGGGCTGGCTGAGGCTGGGTGCAGAGCTGCGCTCCCAGGTGGTGCAGGGCCAAAGGCagtgccaggagctgcaggacaaGCTTGCTGCCTCAGAGGCCACAGTGCAGGCACAAGCTGAGCAGCTGGAGAAGTATCTGCGCT GTGAACCCCATgcccagcagctcagcaagcAAGTGCAAGTGGACTTCCAGGACCTAGGCTATGAGACGTGTGGGCGAAGCGAGACCGAGGCTGACCGGGATGAGACCACCAGCCCTG AGTGTGAGGAGCCAGATGTATTCAGCGAGCCCAGCctgggagaggagctggggtGCCCATACTGGCCAGGGATGCCTGGGGAGGGCAAAGCTGCCAAGAAAGCTGTGGCACCAGGGGATGTGGGGGCCCTACACCAGCATATCCAGGACCTCAAGGCACAGCTACTCAATGCCAACAAGGTGATCCAGAGCCTGCAGCGCCGTGCCCGCTCCATTTCTGTCACCAGTGGCTACACCTCAGGTGCTGAGAGGCCCCTACCGGGTCCCACAGCCCTGGCCTCCCCGGGCCACAGCCTCACTGATGAGGACGAGGGCTGGCAGTCCGATGGCCACAGCACCCTCTGCCCACCCACCCTGCGGGCACACAGCGACCTGCAGCAACTGGTTCACCGCGTCACCCTCCTCGAGGCGCAGCTGCCCGCAACcaaacctggaggtgttttgcCCAAGGAGCTGCAATCTGCCACCTGGCCAGG GAAATACAACTCGCTGATCCAAGCACAGGCTCGGGAGCTCTCCCACCTGCGGCAGACACTGCGGGAGGGCCGTGGTGTGAGCCACAGCCTGACTCAGCACCTGCGTGATGCCCTGCGGTCTTTTGAGGATCTCCTCCGTGGCACTGACATCGACTActacctgggccagggcttccgGGAGCAGCTGGcccagggcaggcagctggCTGAGAGGCTCAATGACAAGCTGGGCACCA GAGATCGACAAGATGGGAAGGATAAAACCAGCCATGAACTCCTGGCAATGAG GCTCAgccaggagctccaggagaaggagaggatgaTTGAAAGCTTGGAGGCAAAGCTGCAGGATCGTTGTGAgtccccaggcagcagctggccACCCTCTGAGTCGTCCCACTCTGCCACCAGCACCTCCTTCGTGTCCGAGAGGCTGGAGCCCTGCTCCGATGGGGACATGGACAGCGAATGCAGCCAGTGCCATGAGGAGCCTGCCCGACTCACAG GTGGGACGCTGCCCATGGCACCAACAAAGCCCACAACCCCACTGGGCCAATTCGACGAGGGCAGCAAAGCCCCAGCGTCTCTCTGCCGacacagggagctgcagagcttgGCCGAGCCCTCCAGGGCCACTGAGGCACGTGGCCTTTGGGCTGTACCTGCTCCTAGCCGGCCGCTCTATGGGGCCCTGCCCTCGGGGTACCCCTCCAGCCAGAAGCTAACAG GGGCGGACCTGCTGGAAGAGCACTTGGTGGAGATCCGCAGCCTGCGCCAGCGTCTCGAGGAGTCCATCTGCGCCAATGACCGGCTCCGGGAGCAGCTCGAATGCCGCCTGGCCTCCACCAGCAAGGCCAGCG GGTTGCCCAGCGATGTCTACACTCAGGGGCTGGAGCCAAGGCTGCAGCTGAGCGGGGAGAACCAGGCTCTGCGTGAGGACAACCGAACCCTGCAGCTCCAGTGTGACCACCTCTCCCAAG AGCTGGCACGCGTGCAGGAGGCGCTGCAGGCTGCCTGCTCCCGGGCACGGGAGGCTGAAGCAGAGCTGGGCCAGAGGCgtggggagcagcagaggctgtCGGAGGAGCTTGCTGAGCGCCAAGAGACCATCCGGCAGCTTCGGGATGAGAGGTGCTCTCTGCAGGAAGACAACAACAG gctgcagcacacagtgattctcctgcagcagcagagtgagGAGTACCGCCTGCTCCTGCAGACCCTGCACACGGAGCTGCACATCTACAAGAACCTCCCTGGTCCCTCCACCAAGACCCGTGCAG GCTGCTTCCCATCTCCTCCGGTGCGGGATGTTGGCATGAACTCAGCAgctcccctcttctccccattGCCCTCTGATGTGTCGGTGGCCCAGCGGATGGATG AGCCATGTGGGACAAACCCACCGTTGAGGAAGAGTGAGGGTATGACAGGGGCTCATGTTGTGGGCTGCCTGGACACCTACCAGGCCCTGGAACAGCACATCCTGGAGGGGAAAGCGCTGGCCTATGAGCTGATGTGTCTCTCGCGCCCTGCACTCGGGCTCCCTGGCTGCCTTCTCCCAGGAAAGGAGGTAAAGCATGGGCAGGACAGGGCTGGTGACAGCAGGGGGACAGCTCCTGCTCTGCGGACGATGTGTAAAGCATCTTCCGAGTCCGCCACCAGCCTCGAGCCTTGCAGGGCTGGCGTGTGGCAGTCAGCATCCAGGCCCAGGACTGTTGCTGGCACTGCCCTGTCATGTGAGGCTGGGCATGGTGGTTCCCCAGATGCAggtgctccagcagcacctgctcCCGCACCCCTCTCCTGCAGGTCCTGGGGTGGACGGGCGTGGGGCACCTCTGGGGAAGTGCCAGCAACCTGCACCACGTCCTCGAGGAGTGCACGTCTCTCCTTGCTGCTTTCTGGAGCACTGTGCTGCCCATCAGCCCTGCCAAAAACCAGGGCAAG GAGCAGGCACTGCAGGGCGAGATCGCAGCACTGCGGGCCCAGCTCTCTGAGAGGGAGGatgctctgcagagcacagccGAGCAGCTGCGCAGCACAGCCCGGCTCAAGGACAGCATGGAGCACTTCATT TGACCAAGACCCACAACGTGCTGCGCAAGGCCAGAACAAACCTGGAG GTGACGGCCCAGCAGGCTCTGTCCGTTGCATGagccccaggcagggcagggagtgA